CCTGTTCCCTTGGGGCAGCTCTTTCTCTTCTGCCAGATCAGTGACTCTTCTCCCTCGCTTCTTTGGTTCCCAGAGTAGGTGCTATGGGTACCAGGGCTGGGCCATGTGCAGTGAGCCCTCCCTTGCTGAGCAGTCCCAAGACTTGCTGCCCAAGGTTAGGGGTTCAGGGCTTTTTCAGTCTGCTCAACAGGCTCTAGATGGTTTGGGCCAGATGACTGTCCAGATCCATAATACCTCTGTGTCCCAAGTTCTGCCCTCATCCTCCAGCTGGCATTTCCTGGGCTGACTGGGCCAGGAATTGCAGGTACTGACGTGTCACTGCTTGTGGAGGTCACAGGGCTGTTCTGCCAAATCTTCCTTTCAGGttcttttattaactttttgttttcttctctgtgggGTGGGTCTGCCTGGGCCACTCATCTGCCCTGTGTTTCCTTTACAATTTCCATATTCTAGATCCCATGTCGTTCCCCTTGGAGAGGGGCAGAAAGCCCTGGGTGCCTGATGGGTGACCtgactccagccacagtgagagagacccagagagggcCTGGCACTGCTGCATGGAGACTGGGAGAGAGTGTCCTGTTGGGGCTGGGTTCAGATCTTACCTTCAGACTGCTTTGAGTTCACCAGTGTTTTCTCGCCAAAGCCTGTAGCAATACCTCATTTCTACCTTTCCTTCCCGATTCTTGGCACTTTGCCCACTTGTCATTTCTCTGCTGTCTTTCATCCCTTGGCTGTTTCCCCACTTCTCCGGCCTCTGGGTCTCACTCATTCTCCTCTGCTCCCTCTGCAGTGCTCTGCAGCATTGGCCACTTTAATGTGTCATAGGTTGTGCACATATCTTTAAATAGTTCTTAGAAACCAGTCACTTACTTGCAGTCAGATTTTCCTGGGGCTGGACACAGCCTGCTGCACAGAGCTCTCCTGACACCAGCAGCCAAGGCCCTGCTGAAACCCTTTTGTGGAGGAGTTAATTGGAGACCCCACGTCTACTCCCTGTAGCCTACGCCATCGTTGTGTCTTTAGAACTCATTAGAGTTCCTCCATACTGGGAGCTTTAGAGGCCAGGACTGACCATGGGTCCTTCCTCACCCCAATCCTGGCTGTCTCGTCCTGCCAGCAAGTCAATAGACTTGCTCACTGGTGTGTCACACAAACGTATGTGATGGGGCTGCTGCTTCCTACCATAGTTAACATGTTCCTCACCAGCATTTCTTTGCTTTCAGGTTCTTGGTGTGAAGCTGACAGTGAGGAGGCCCCTTCTGAGCAGAGTGTTTCTGTAGCAGTGTTGCCGGTCAGGACTCCAACATCAGGTTTGTTTATCGAGAAAGCCCACCCGTGGGAGATGTGTGACCTACTCTTGAAAGACATTTTGCACCTGCCTCAACACCAGGAATCACACCCCACACAGAAACTGCTTGCACGTGGCCCATGTGGGAGAGGATTCTTGTTCAGTCCAAACTTTGACCAGCACCATAGTCGATATAGTAGGGAGAATCCCTTCAGAGAGGATGATGGTGGGGCCTCATTTGTGAAGAGCTGTGCAGTCCGTGTGTTAGGGAGACCCTTTACTTGCTGGGAGGAAGTGATGGACTTGCCGGACAACTCTGGCCTCTTCCAGCACCAGACCACTCACAGTGGGATGAGTCCATACAAAAGGACTGGGTTCATGGAGTCTCTCCCACACAGCTCCAGTCTCGGGCGACACCAGGGAGACCATGATGACCTGATGCTTTTCAATTGCAGTGACAATGGGAAAGCCTTCCAGAACACGTTCACTCTCCTCAACAACCAGATAACTCACACTGAAGTGATACCCTTTAAATGCCTACCACGTGGAAATATGTCCAAGGAGAAATCAGCTCTTCCTCATCACAGAAAAATTCACAGTGGAGAAACATCACATATGTGTAAGGAGTGTGGAAAGGCCTTCATTCACCTGTCCCACCTAAAAATGCACCAGAAATTTCACACTGGAAAAAGACATTATACATGCAGCGAATGTGGGAAGGGCTTCAGTCGGAAAGACACACTTGTTCAGCACCAGaaagttcacactggagaaaggtcATATGACTGCAGCGAATGTGGAAAAGCCTACAGTAGAAGCTCCCACCTTGTTCAGCACCAGAGAATTCACACCGGGGAAAGGCCTTAtaagtgcagtgaatgtggaaaaGCTTTCAGCCGTAAAGACACACTTGTTCAGCACCAGAGATTTCATACTGGAGAAAGACCTTacgagtgcagtgaatgtgggaaattttTTAGCCAAAGCTCCCACCTTATTGAGCACTGGAGAATTCACACTGGTGCAAGGCCTTATGAATGCATtgaatgtgggaaattctttAGCCATAACTCCAGCCTTATTAAACATCGGAGAGTCCACACAGGAGCAAGGTCTTATGTGTGCGGCAAATGTGGGAAGGCTTTCAGCTGCAAAGACACacttgttcagcaccagataaTACACACTGGAGcaaggccttatgagtgcagcgaatgtgggaaggccttcagcCGTAAAGACACACTTGTGCAGCACCAGAAAATCCACACTGGGGAAAGGCCGTATGAGTGTggtgaatgtgggaaattctttAGCCATAGCTCCAACCTGATTGTACaccagagaattcacactggagcaAAGCCTTATGAATGCAGCGAATGTGGGAAATGCTTTAGCCACAACTCCAGCCTCATTCTACaccagagagttcacactggagcAAGGCCTTATGtgtgcagtgaatgtggaaaaGCTTACATTAGTAGCTCCCACCTTGTTCAACATAAGAAAGTTCACACTGGAGCCAGaccttatgagtgcagtgaatgtgggaaattctttAGCCGCAATTCTAGCCTCATTCTACaccagagagttcacactggagaaaagccatatgtgtgcagtgaatgtgggaaagcctacAGCAGAAGCTCCCATCTTGTTCGGCACCAGaaagttcacactggagaaaggcctcaTGAATGCAACAGTTTTGGCAGCCCTTTAGCTCTTAAACTTGTTTAGCACCAGAAAGTTCACACTAGCAAAAGGCTGTATGAGTACAGAAAATGTGCTGTGTCCTTGTTCAACCTAATAGGACTCACACCAGAGAAGAGCTCTGTGAGTACCCTTCGTGAGGGAGCCATCAGCCAGTAGGTGAATCTTGTACATTCATAATCCACCCTGGGGAGATTCCCAATAAGTACCACATAGGTGGGAAGCTTTCCTGAGGTGTGTTGCACTTCCTAAACTGTTTGGGGCTCTTGACAGTGTTATATCTCTATCAGTGCCTGTGGCAGAAGCCAACTCATTGCCTCAGCTTTCAGGATGGCACAGTGTGTGTTAATCAGTCCAATATGCTCAGGGAAGGCAGACCCCTGTGCCCTCTCTCCTAGTCCCTGGAGGAATCGTGTTTGGAGCCCATTGACAGGCCTCATTTCTGCCCCCATGGCTGGGTTCTGAGTGAACCTGATCTTGCTCTGGCCAAAAGGATCTGAGCTGGAGTCTGCCAGGGATTTCCAGACCAGATTTCCCTTCTTTCTGGACATTGTTGACTGTAAACCTGAGAGCTGTGCTTTCACATGCTTTTCACTCAGCTTTGGAACTGCctgctctactctgctctggtTTGTACAGTGATAAAGGCTTGTTGTGGCAGTCTTTACTCTTGGGAGGGGTCTGTTCACTGTGTGGAATGGGTTGAGAAAAGAATTACTTTCTACCAACATGTGGGGAGGAACTCTTTTTGTCTACACCAACTTGATGTGCCCCAGAGGGGATAGCTGGATGGCAGAGAGCAGATCTCAGTTTGGTTTGGCCTAATTTGCATTGTTGTCCAAGTCTTGCTGGAAAAGGCTGAAGAGCTTTGTGTGCCTCCTCATGTGGCCTGAAAGTCAGGATTTCCTGTGAGCCCAGAGGTCATTCTGAGATGGGTGTAGTTGATCTGAAACTCTCCCGTGCTTCTGGAAGCAACATGAATTGGGTCCCTTGTTCCTAGAGAATGTCCCATATTCCCCTGCACGTTTGAGAGATTTCTGTTTCCTGAACCATACAGGAGCCAGTCCCTGATGTCCAGAATCCCATGGGCAAGTGCCATGGACTGAAAGGCCTGCACGGCAAGTTGGGAATCATACTTGGTTCAGAAACACTGAGGTAGTGGAGTGGGGATGGCTGTGGCAAATGAGAGGAGATGTATCTGTTCTAAAGGAGGCATCTGCAAATGTCCATGAGATTATGGCTGTGTGGTTTGAGTGTGTACAGTAATTCTCAGGACCTTCAGACATCTGTATCTCCTGTGGCCAAGGCCACTGTCAGAGTAAAGAATCTAAAGGTTTGTGGATTCCTGTAGCTCCATGGGCTGTTGATATTCTGGCCATCACTGCACAGGCAGGAACCCCAGCACTGACAGAAGAGAGATCCAAGGGTAGGGCTTCTCTGACCCAGCCAGCATTCTTCGTGACTCAAGTGGACATGGACTTCATTGCTCTCCAGTTTTTGCCGACGTTGAGGTAGGGCTCACTCTCCTAAATTGTGGGGAGAGGGATATGGTAGAGCCAAAATAGTTGGCAGCTGTGACTTTCCAAGAGGGATAGTAAATATGGATTTTTATGAGGAGCATTTAGttattaacagctttattgagctgtTTGACAtgaaataaactgcacatatataAATTGTAAAATGTGTTGTGTTTCAGCATGTGTATAtccctgtgaaaccatcaccacaatcaagataatgattgtatccaacaaaaccaaaagattcCTGTGTCCCCATAAAATCCTTTCCTCCCAGTCCTTCTCACCCCCTTTCCAACAATTCACAAGTTAACAGcaagcattttctagaattttatataaacagaatcatatggTATATACTTTCTGGGGAGTGGGGACTCTGCCCTTTTTCACTAACCATAACTATTTTGAGGTTAATCCATCTTGTTGCATATATGAAGAGTTTGTTCATTTGTATtgttgagtagtagtccattgtatggatataccacagttgttttttatccatttagctATTAATGGATGTTTGGATTTTTTGCAGttttttggctgttacaaataaagctgctgtgaagatATGTGTACAAGTTGTCACTGAATAGCATTCCATTTTCTtggtgtaccacagtttgtttatccattcgcctactgaaggacatcttgattgcttccaagttttggaaattgtgaataaacCTGTGATATGCATTTATGTGTAGCTTTCATGtgcacataagttttcaactcgtTTGGGTTCAAGTCAAGGAGCATaatttgctggatcatataataaaagtatgtttagttttgtaaggaactgtcttccaaagtggctgtaccattttgcattcccactagcaatgtatgagagttcctgttgctccacatcctcgtcagcatTTAGTGctatcagtgttttggattttagccattcaaaTATGTGTGTAGTGGTATGTCATTGTTGCTTTGACATAtgatgaatatcttttcatattcttaaacagtgtcttttgcagagcagaagtttttaatttttatcaagtcCAAATTACccaatttttctttcatggactgtgtttttggtgttgtatctaaagtCATTGTTGTATAAAGTCATTGCCAAAACAAGGTTACCTacattttctcctatgttgtcttctaggtgttttatagttttgtgttttgcatttaggTCTGTTATCCATTTTGAGCAAAtatttgtgaagggtgtaagatctgtatctagatcatttttttaaacatgagaATGTCCTCtggttccagcactatttgttgaaaagactacgctttctccattgaattgcctttgctccctTTGCAAAGATCAGCTGTCTGTACTTCTGTGGATCTATTTCTAGACTCTGTTGCAATTTTTTCCATCTCTTGAGATAATCATTGTGTGGGTGtggctttttttgtcttttatttataaAGTATATTCTGTTAATTGATAACCAGATGTTAAATTAATCTTGCATTTCCTGGGACAAGTCCCACTTGGTCAGGATGTATAATTCTTGGTATATGTTGCCAAATCAGTTTTCTGATACTTTGTTAATGTATTTTAGATCTATATTGATAAGGGATCCTGGGtttgttgatttcttttcttatgatTTCTCTGTCTAACTTTGCTATCAGAGTAATTCTCACCTCATAGAATAAGTTGGGAAGTTTCCTCCTTtactttctggaagagtttttGAAGGATTAatgatatttcttc
This genomic window from Diceros bicornis minor isolate mBicDic1 chromosome 34, mDicBic1.mat.cur, whole genome shotgun sequence contains:
- the ZNF304 gene encoding zinc finger protein 304 isoform X1 — encoded protein: MAAAALMDRARGCVTFEDVFVYFSREEWELLEEAQRLLYRDVMLENFALVASLGSWCEADSEEAPSEQSVSVAVLPVRTPTSGLFIEKAHPWEMCDLLLKDILHLPQHQESHPTQKLLARGPCGRGFLFSPNFDQHHSRYSRENPFREDDGGASFVKSCAVRVLGRPFTCWEEVMDLPDNSGLFQHQTTHSGMSPYKRTGFMESLPHSSSLGRHQGDHDDLMLFNCSDNGKAFQNTFTLLNNQITHTEVIPFKCLPRGNMSKEKSALPHHRKIHSGETSHMCKECGKAFIHLSHLKMHQKFHTGKRHYTCSECGKGFSRKDTLVQHQKVHTGERSYDCSECGKAYSRSSHLVQHQRIHTGERPYKCSECGKAFSRKDTLVQHQRFHTGERPYECSECGKFFSQSSHLIEHWRIHTGARPYECIECGKFFSHNSSLIKHRRVHTGARSYVCGKCGKAFSCKDTLVQHQIIHTGARPYECSECGKAFSRKDTLVQHQKIHTGERPYECGECGKFFSHSSNLIVHQRIHTGAKPYECSECGKCFSHNSSLILHQRVHTGARPYVCSECGKAYISSSHLVQHKKVHTGARPYECSECGKFFSRNSSLILHQRVHTGEKPYVCSECGKAYSRSSHLVRHQKVHTGERPHECNSFGSPLALKLV